The sequence CGCCGGACGTCCCGATTCCCATCGTCTACGTCTCCGTCGCCTACGAGGGCATCGCGCCCGACGACGCGGAGCGGCTCCTCGTGCGCCCGCTCGAGAGCGAGCTCCAGTCGCTGGAAGGCCTCGACGAGATGAGCGCCACGGCGGCGGAGGGCTACGCCTCCGTCCAGCTCGAGTTCGAGGCGGGCTACGATTCCGACGAGGCGCTGGACGCCGTGCGCGAGGCCGTCGACCGCGCGCAGCCCGAGCTGCCGGCGGGCGCGGAGGAGCCCGTCGTCCAGGAAGTGAACATCGCGCTCTTCCCGATCCTCACCGTCGTCCTCTCCGGCCCGATCCCGGAGCGGGCGCTCGTTTCCATCGCCAACGACCTGCAGGACCGGATCGAGGGCCTCGCCGGCGTGCTCGAGGTCGATATCGGCGGGGACCGCGACGAGCTGCTCGAGGTGCTGATCGACCCCGTGGCGCTGGAGACCTACGGCATCTCGTTCGAGGGTCTCGTCCAGCAGATCCAGCGCAACAACCGCCTCATCGCCGCGGGCGCGCTGGAGAACAGCGCCGGGCGCGTGGTGCTCAAGGTGCCCGGCGTCATCGAGGACGTGGAGGACGTGCTCTCGCTCCCCGTCAAGGTCGTCGGGGACACGGTGGTGACCTTCGCCGACGTCGCCGTGCCCCGGCGCACCTTCCGCGACCCGGAGGGCTTCGCGCGCATCGACGGCCAGCCGGCCGTGGCGCTCGAGGTGAAGAAGCGCATCGGCGCCAACATCATCGAGACGGTGGAGGCGGTGCGCGCCCTCGTCGCCGAGCGGCAGGAGACCTGGCCCGCGGCGCTCTCCGTCTCCTACCTGCAGGACGAGTCGAAGCAGATCCGCACCATGCTGGGCGACCTGCAGAACAACGTCCTCTCCGCGATCGTCATCGTGATGATCGTGATCATCGCGACGCTCGGCCTGCGCACGGCCTTCCTCGTCGGTCTCTCCATCCCCGGCGCGTTCCTCGCCGGGATCGTGGCGATCTACTTCCTCGGCTACACGCTCAACATCGTCGTCCTGTTCTCGCTGATCCTCGTCGTGGGCATGCTCGTCGACGGCGCCATCGTCACGACCGAGCTCGCCGACCGGCGCATGGCCGAGGGCGCGCGACCCCGCGAGGCCTATGCCCACGCCGCCAAGCGCATGGCCTGGCCCATCATCTCTGCCACCGCGACGACGCTCGCCGTGTTCCTGCCGCTCCTGTTCTGGGGCGGGGTCGTCGGCGAGTTCATGAAATACCTGCCGATCACGGTGATGCTGACGCTCGCCGCCTCGCTCGCCATGGCGCTCGTCTTCATCCCCGTGCTCGGCGGCATGTTCGGCCGGCCCGGCGCCCAGGGCGAGCGCCAGCTGGCCGCCTTGCGCGCGGCGGAGGGCGGCGATCTCGACGAGATCGGCGGCGCCACCGGCGCCTACCTGCGCGGCCTGCGCTGGGCCGTGGCGCGCCCGGCGCTCACCCTCGTCCTCGCCTTCGCGCTCCTCGTCGGGGCCATCGCCGCCTACGGCGCCTACGGGCGCGGCGTCGAGTTCTTCCCCGAGGTCGAGCCCGATTTCGCGCAGATCCAGGTCCAGGCGCGCGGCAACCTCTCCGTCTGGGAGAAGGACGCGCTGGTGCGCCGCATCGAGACGCGCGTGCTCGACCTGCCGGCGCTGGAGCACGTCTACGCCCGCACGGTGAGCGGCTCCCAGGGCCGCCAGCTCGCCGAGGACGTCATCGGCGTCATCCAGCTCGACCTGCACGAATGGGACGTGCGCCCGCCCGCGGCCGAGATCCTGGCCGACATCCGGGAGCTGACGGCCGACATCCCGGGCGTCAAGCTCGAGATCCGCGAGCAGCAGGGTGGCCCCGGCCAGGGCAAGCCGGTGGAGCTGCGCGTCACCGGCCGCGACGGCGACGGCCGGCTCGCGCGCGCGACAGAGATCGTGCGCGAGACCATGGTCGAGCTCGGCGGCTTCGTCGACGTCGCGGACACGCGCCCGCTCCCGGGGGTCGAGTGGGAGCTCGTGGTCGATCGCACCGAGGCCGCGCGCTACGGGGCGGACATCGCCCTCCTCGGGCAGGTGGTGCAGCTCTTCACGACCGGTCTCCAGGTCGCCGAATACCGGCCCGAGACGGCGGAAGGCGAGGTCGACATCCGCGTGCGCTTCCCGGCGACGGACCGCTCCCTCGCCCAGCTCGAGCAGCTGCGCATCCCCACCGGCCAGGGTCTCGTGCCGATCCGCAATTTCGTCGAGTTCCGCCCCACCCCGCGGACGGGCACGATCCAGCGCGTCGACGCGCGCCGCGTGATCACGATCACCGCCGACGTCACGGAGGGCCTGCTCGCCTCCGAGCGCACCGCCGCCCTGCGCGCGGCCCTCGACGGCGCGGACCTGCCGGCGGGGGTGAGCCTCGTCTTCGCCGGCCAGGACGAGGAGCAGCGCGAGGCGGCCTCGTTCCTGTTCCAGGCCTTCGGCGCGGCGATCTTCCTGATGCTGATCATCCTCGTTACGCAGTTCAACAGCCTCTACCAGGCCGCGCTCGTGCTCTCGGCGATCGTGTTCTCGACGGCGGGGGTGCTGATCGGGCTCCTCGTCACCGGGCGGCCCTTCGGCGTGGTGATGGGCGGCATCGGCGTGATCGCGCTCGCCGGCATCGTCGTGAACAACAACATCGTCCTCATCGACACCTACAACGACCTCCTGCGCCGCGGCCTCGACCCGGTCGAGGCGGTGCTGCGCACCGGCGCGCAGCGCCTGCGGCCGGTGGTGCTCACCTCGGCGACGACGGTCCTCGGCCTGACGCCGATGGTGCTCGGCGTCAACATCGACCTCGTCGGCCGCGAGATCCTCGTCGGCGCGCCCTCGACGCAATGGTGGACCGAGCTTGCGAGCGCCATCGCCGGCGGCCTCGCCTTCGCCACCGTGCTGACCCTCGTCCTCACCCCGGCGATGCTGGTGCTCGGCGCCCGTGTCGGCGCAGCGGGGGATCGGCTGGCGGAGCGCTTCCGGCGGCGCGGCGCGGAAGCGGAGGCGGCGGAGTAGG comes from Salinarimonas sp. and encodes:
- a CDS encoding efflux RND transporter permease subunit; translated protein: MNAIIDAAFSRTRSVVMLLAFVLTLGTVSYVVIPKESAPDVPIPIVYVSVAYEGIAPDDAERLLVRPLESELQSLEGLDEMSATAAEGYASVQLEFEAGYDSDEALDAVREAVDRAQPELPAGAEEPVVQEVNIALFPILTVVLSGPIPERALVSIANDLQDRIEGLAGVLEVDIGGDRDELLEVLIDPVALETYGISFEGLVQQIQRNNRLIAAGALENSAGRVVLKVPGVIEDVEDVLSLPVKVVGDTVVTFADVAVPRRTFRDPEGFARIDGQPAVALEVKKRIGANIIETVEAVRALVAERQETWPAALSVSYLQDESKQIRTMLGDLQNNVLSAIVIVMIVIIATLGLRTAFLVGLSIPGAFLAGIVAIYFLGYTLNIVVLFSLILVVGMLVDGAIVTTELADRRMAEGARPREAYAHAAKRMAWPIISATATTLAVFLPLLFWGGVVGEFMKYLPITVMLTLAASLAMALVFIPVLGGMFGRPGAQGERQLAALRAAEGGDLDEIGGATGAYLRGLRWAVARPALTLVLAFALLVGAIAAYGAYGRGVEFFPEVEPDFAQIQVQARGNLSVWEKDALVRRIETRVLDLPALEHVYARTVSGSQGRQLAEDVIGVIQLDLHEWDVRPPAAEILADIRELTADIPGVKLEIREQQGGPGQGKPVELRVTGRDGDGRLARATEIVRETMVELGGFVDVADTRPLPGVEWELVVDRTEAARYGADIALLGQVVQLFTTGLQVAEYRPETAEGEVDIRVRFPATDRSLAQLEQLRIPTGQGLVPIRNFVEFRPTPRTGTIQRVDARRVITITADVTEGLLASERTAALRAALDGADLPAGVSLVFAGQDEEQREAASFLFQAFGAAIFLMLIILVTQFNSLYQAALVLSAIVFSTAGVLIGLLVTGRPFGVVMGGIGVIALAGIVVNNNIVLIDTYNDLLRRGLDPVEAVLRTGAQRLRPVVLTSATTVLGLTPMVLGVNIDLVGREILVGAPSTQWWTELASAIAGGLAFATVLTLVLTPAMLVLGARVGAAGDRLAERFRRRGAEAEAAE